In the Candidatus Cloacimonadota bacterium genome, one interval contains:
- a CDS encoding methyltransferase domain-containing protein yields MNEKKYISIICHYEETLSKFGDSHLGVDWPKAIDVETRYAIMLGIINNRLKKKVKILDFGCGASHLYDYLIRKNMLKAIDYHGLDMSEKFISLSKSKYPEVKYFCQDINENYSNLGKYDYVILNGVFTEKCNLSFEEMFLYFKDTITNVQKITRIGFAFNVMSKQVDWERTDLFHLSFDLLADFLTRNISRHFVIRHDYGLYEYTTYVYQNEIHV; encoded by the coding sequence CAAATTTGGTGATTCACACCTGGGTGTCGATTGGCCAAAAGCTATTGATGTAGAAACACGCTATGCAATCATGTTGGGAATCATCAATAATCGACTAAAGAAGAAGGTGAAAATTCTGGATTTTGGCTGTGGGGCATCTCATCTTTATGATTATCTGATTAGAAAAAACATGCTGAAAGCGATTGATTATCATGGTTTAGATATGTCAGAAAAATTCATATCCCTGTCAAAGTCTAAATATCCCGAAGTAAAATACTTTTGTCAGGATATTAATGAAAACTACTCTAACTTGGGAAAATATGATTATGTAATATTGAATGGTGTTTTTACTGAAAAATGCAATCTGTCTTTTGAAGAAATGTTTCTATATTTTAAAGATACAATAACTAATGTCCAAAAAATTACACGGATCGGTTTTGCATTTAACGTCATGTCAAAACAGGTTGATTGGGAAAGAACTGATTTATTCCATTTATCATTTGATTTATTAGCAGATTTTTTAACCCGAAATATAAGCCGTCATTTTGTAATTCGTCACGATTATGGTTTATATGAGTATACTACTTATGTATATCAAAACGAAATACATGTATAG
- a CDS encoding class I SAM-dependent methyltransferase has product MFTKSAKFYDALYHFLDYEMASQKITTIVFNRNPNALSLLDVACGTGKHLEFLKNHYLLVEGLDINQELLDIAEIRLPDVKFSVGDMIDFKLSKSFDVVTCLFSSIAYVKSLSNMRKAISKMSAHLNSGGILLVEPWISPEQYWERKIIANFVDQPDLKISWMYTHEVDGAVSIFNINYLVGTPEGVTYFTEKHEMGMFTRTEYEQAFLDAGLTVEYDPVGLFMRGLYIGVKKA; this is encoded by the coding sequence ATGTTTACAAAATCAGCAAAATTCTATGATGCGCTATACCACTTCTTGGATTATGAAATGGCATCACAAAAAATCACCACAATAGTCTTTAATCGAAATCCAAACGCACTATCATTATTAGATGTTGCTTGTGGAACAGGAAAACACCTTGAATTTCTTAAGAATCATTATTTGTTGGTTGAAGGTTTGGATATTAATCAAGAACTATTAGATATAGCAGAGATACGCCTACCAGACGTCAAATTTTCCGTTGGTGATATGATTGATTTCAAACTTAGTAAATCTTTTGATGTTGTGACATGTTTATTCAGCTCCATTGCTTATGTAAAATCATTATCGAATATGAGGAAGGCAATCTCAAAGATGTCTGCACATCTTAACTCAGGAGGGATTCTGCTTGTAGAACCCTGGATTAGTCCGGAACAATACTGGGAAAGGAAAATTATTGCTAACTTTGTGGATCAACCAGATTTAAAAATTTCCTGGATGTACACACATGAAGTTGATGGAGCAGTGTCAATATTTAACATAAACTATCTTGTTGGCACACCAGAAGGGGTCACTTACTTTACTGAAAAACATGAAATGGGCATGTTCACACGAACAGAATATGAACAGGCATTTCTTGACGCTGGTTTAACAGTCGAATATGATCCAGTTGGGTTATTCATGCGAGGATTGTACATTGGAGTAAAAAAAGCTTAA